The following coding sequences lie in one Carassius carassius chromosome 1, fCarCar2.1, whole genome shotgun sequence genomic window:
- the LOC132104394 gene encoding protocadherin Fat 1-like, whose amino-acid sequence MDLNDNPPVFPTKSYGFTVWEETPVGKTVLSVTATDNDVSALSRKTLYSILPPAPEDFELSVDDPTNSCNIKLTKPLNYNKIQHYKFTLLARDVGSLTDTMIVEIAVKDEDNLNPYFDHCQYKASIKENQVGHFSHITPEAIKAQDGDKGINASVVYSLTTVVPNKYQNNFEIDRRSGAISVTKALDREEIEQISVIIQAAQENDASKTAETVVLVTIVDVNDILQ is encoded by the exons ATGGATTTAAATGACAACCCTCCGGTCTTCCCGACCAAATCATACGGCTTCACAGTGTGGGAG GAGACACCTGTGGGTAAAACTGTGCTCAGTGTGACAGCTACTGATAATGATGTATCTGCACTAAGCAGAAAAACTTTATATTCTATTCTG CCTCCAGCACCAGAAGACTTTGAACTGAGTGTTGATGACCCAACGAATTCATGTAACATCAAGTTGACTAAACCTCTGAACTACAACAAGATTCAACATTACAAATTCACCCTGCTTGCTAGA gatGTAGGAAGTCTCACTGACACGATGATAGTTGAAATAGCAGTTAAAGATGAGGACAACCTAAACCCTTATTTTGACCACTGTCAATACAAGGCATCCATTAAGGAAAATCAg GTAGGACACTTCTCACACATCACTCCTGAGGCCATAAAAGCTCAAGATGGCGACAAAGGCATCAACGCGTCTGTAGTTTACAGCTTAACGACAG TCGTTCCAAATAAATACCAGAACAACTTTGAAATTGATCGAAGAAGTGGAGCGATCTCTGTGACGAAGGCACTAGACAGAGAGGAAATAGAGCAGATTTCTGTTATCATACAG GCAGCTCAGGAGAATGATGCCAGTAAGACGGCTGAGACTGTGGTACTGGTCACCATTGTGGATGTGAATGACATCCTGCAGTAA